The following proteins are co-located in the Bacteroidota bacterium genome:
- the hemW gene encoding radical SAM family heme chaperone HemW — MSEGAGLYIHVPFCRRRCPYCDFYLVTTLSYRDAFVEAVRRELILWAPQWQQVRFDTLYFGGGTPSQLSVEQLERIMEAVHRHLHLEPLEVTLEANPEDLSPEYLRALRRLGFTRLSLGVQAFQESRLRFLGRQHGQEDVRRALDWIEKLGFSSYNLDLIFGLPGEEAPMWDAELKTLLALRPPHVSCYSLTVEPRTVLSRAIARGLVPSPDETRQAELFLQTHARLSEAGYLHYEVSNYALCGHEARHNSKYWRHRPYLGLGPSAHSFRWLGPDRAERWANVRSLRRYLTLLDAHQLPIEERETLGPEALLTEALLLGLRLREGVSLAELAARYGWKPHAGHRRLIRAWIRRGWADFRDERLRLTPTGWLLTDSLVLELMPSASHPQAIKH; from the coding sequence ATGAGCGAAGGGGCTGGCCTGTACATACACGTGCCGTTTTGTCGGCGCCGTTGCCCGTACTGCGACTTCTACCTGGTCACGACCCTGAGCTACCGCGACGCCTTTGTGGAGGCCGTAAGGCGCGAGCTCATCCTGTGGGCGCCTCAGTGGCAACAGGTGCGCTTTGATACGCTCTATTTCGGCGGGGGCACCCCCTCTCAGCTCTCCGTTGAGCAGCTGGAGCGCATCATGGAGGCGGTGCATCGGCATTTGCACCTGGAGCCCCTCGAGGTGACGCTAGAGGCCAACCCCGAGGACCTGAGCCCGGAGTACCTACGCGCCCTTCGGCGTCTGGGCTTTACCCGCCTTAGCCTGGGGGTGCAGGCTTTTCAGGAGTCGCGTCTGCGCTTTCTGGGCCGCCAACACGGACAAGAGGACGTTCGGCGCGCCTTGGACTGGATCGAGAAGCTGGGCTTTAGCTCCTACAACCTTGATCTCATCTTCGGGCTTCCGGGCGAAGAGGCGCCCATGTGGGACGCAGAGCTCAAGACCTTGCTTGCGCTGCGCCCGCCGCATGTGTCTTGCTACAGTCTCACCGTCGAGCCCCGGACGGTCCTTTCGCGGGCTATCGCCCGAGGGCTCGTGCCGAGTCCCGACGAAACCCGGCAGGCGGAGCTGTTTTTGCAGACGCACGCGCGACTGAGCGAGGCCGGATACCTGCATTATGAGGTCTCCAACTACGCCCTTTGCGGCCATGAGGCCCGGCATAACAGCAAATACTGGCGGCATCGGCCCTATCTGGGGCTGGGTCCATCTGCGCACTCCTTCCGCTGGCTGGGGCCCGATCGAGCGGAGCGATGGGCCAACGTTCGAAGCCTGAGGCGCTATCTGACCCTGCTTGATGCCCACCAGCTGCCCATAGAGGAGCGCGAAACCCTGGGCCCGGAGGCGCTTCTTACGGAGGCGCTTCTGCTGGGCCTGCGTTTGCGTGAGGGGGTCTCCCTGGCGGAGCTGGCGGCGCGCTACGGATGGAAGCCCCATGCCGGTCATCGAAGGCTGATCCGCGCCTGGATCAGGCGGG
- a CDS encoding zinc dependent phospholipase C family protein translates to MKRVCVLVLIVGLIGVPAGVLSWGQWAHRQIHGHAVDRLPQPLRAFYAKHRAWLIEHALDPDLRRRQDPEEAPRHFIDLERYGQYPFPELPRRYEEAALRYTADTLSRYGLAPWTIIALTERLTEAMRRRDTAQILQFSADLGHYISDVHVPLHTTLNYDGQLSGQEGIHARWESELPERFGSGYRLRQGLKARYIEDVSAHTWTIILRSHRLVDTLLATERWVREQLPPQALFQEQPNPNAHPRRLYSDRYYALWHEALRGMVERQMQAAIHEVASYWYTAWVNAGKPELRRRVRFLFFSIYR, encoded by the coding sequence ATGAAACGCGTTTGCGTTCTAGTCCTTATAGTGGGCTTGATAGGCGTTCCGGCCGGGGTGTTGAGTTGGGGGCAGTGGGCGCATCGGCAGATTCACGGGCACGCCGTGGATCGGCTTCCGCAGCCGCTGCGGGCCTTCTACGCCAAGCACCGCGCTTGGCTTATCGAGCACGCTCTGGATCCGGATTTGCGGCGTCGCCAGGACCCGGAGGAGGCCCCGCGGCACTTTATCGATCTGGAGCGCTACGGACAGTATCCGTTTCCGGAGCTGCCGCGCCGCTACGAGGAGGCCGCCTTGCGTTACACGGCCGATACCCTATCGCGTTACGGCCTGGCCCCCTGGACGATCATCGCTCTTACCGAACGGCTTACGGAGGCCATGCGGCGTCGCGACACGGCCCAAATCCTGCAGTTTTCGGCCGATCTGGGGCATTACATATCCGACGTACACGTGCCGCTGCACACCACGCTCAACTACGATGGGCAGCTGAGCGGGCAAGAGGGCATCCACGCCCGCTGGGAGAGCGAACTGCCGGAGCGTTTCGGATCCGGCTATCGACTTCGCCAGGGGCTCAAGGCCCGATACATAGAGGACGTCTCGGCGCATACCTGGACGATCATCCTGCGCTCGCATCGACTGGTGGACACTTTGCTGGCCACGGAGCGATGGGTTCGGGAACAACTGCCGCCTCAAGCGCTGTTCCAGGAGCAGCCGAATCCCAATGCCCACCCGAGACGCCTGTATAGCGATCGCTATTATGCGCTCTGGCATGAGGCCTTGCGGGGCATGGTGGAGCGCCAAATGCAGGCGGCCATACACGAGGTGGCCTCTTATTGGTACACGGCTTGGGTGAATGCGGGCAAGCCGGAGCTGCGTCGGCGCGTACGATTTTTGTTCTTCTCCATTTACCGGTGA
- a CDS encoding cation:proton antiporter, translating to MDESRRKSRIFTIVALLLRDIALLLAVALAVVVLFARLRLPSLVGFLAAGLLIGPNALGLIRDPEQVRLLAEIGLILLLFAVGLEFSFAQLRRMAREVFWGGGLQVLLTTLGTAAGAWGLGLPLAQALFWGILLAMSSTAIVFRLLSDEGLLGTPYGRLSVGILLFQDLLLVPIMVLIPLLGVGVETMSAPSATEVGLTILKALALLGLILFGARVLIPRLLQLLARTGSRELFLLGLVALCIGAAWLTAAAGLSLALGAFVAGVVISESEYSYQAIAEVLPLRDSLSAFFFISIGMLLDPQTVWLFPAQVLGLSVGIVALKTLMVTLAARLMGYTWRVGALAGVSLAQIGEFSFVIAAVGRDFGLIEPASEQRFLAAAVLSLLATPALVLYGPRWMWTGMRRASDAAQRQPEAPAFAELQGHVIVAGFGASGQMLGRVFQEAQVPFCVIDFTRPAEREAELAGIPFLFGDATRPEVLEAAGLARARLLILTIGDPIATRVAVRLARTLRPDVAILVRTRFVSEIEELYRLGATQVVAEELEATLTLFTRALEYYHIPRHLIAAQAAVARSSGYELLRLGRLSARTLMRLPELLAAGTVETVRLPPNSPAVGRSLRQLELRQKTGASIIGVVRGHMPYPNPDPEFVLHADDLLIVFGNHREVDQALAWLVPSREEPIPEANPGPVSPSGQRLR from the coding sequence TTGGATGAGAGCCGTCGCAAATCGCGTATCTTTACGATCGTGGCGCTTCTTCTGCGGGATATCGCCCTGCTGCTGGCCGTAGCGCTAGCCGTAGTCGTGCTGTTTGCCCGACTCCGGCTGCCCTCCCTTGTCGGGTTTCTGGCTGCCGGGCTTCTTATCGGGCCCAACGCGTTGGGCCTTATCCGGGACCCGGAACAGGTGCGCCTGCTGGCTGAGATCGGCCTTATCCTGCTTCTTTTCGCGGTCGGGCTGGAGTTTTCGTTTGCCCAGCTACGCCGGATGGCGCGCGAAGTGTTTTGGGGCGGAGGCCTGCAGGTGCTCCTGACCACCTTGGGCACCGCGGCTGGGGCCTGGGGTCTAGGGCTGCCCCTTGCGCAGGCGCTCTTTTGGGGGATTTTGCTGGCCATGAGCAGCACGGCGATCGTTTTTCGCCTGCTCTCCGATGAAGGCCTTCTGGGGACCCCATACGGCCGGCTGAGCGTGGGCATTCTGCTCTTTCAGGACCTGCTCCTTGTGCCGATTATGGTGCTTATCCCGCTTCTGGGCGTAGGGGTGGAGACGATGAGCGCTCCGTCGGCGACAGAGGTAGGGCTGACGATCCTCAAGGCGCTAGCGCTGCTGGGCCTGATTCTTTTTGGAGCGCGCGTTCTTATTCCGCGGCTACTTCAGCTGCTGGCGCGCACAGGAAGCCGAGAGCTGTTTTTGCTGGGGCTGGTTGCGCTCTGCATCGGAGCGGCCTGGCTTACGGCCGCTGCGGGGCTGTCGCTGGCCCTGGGGGCCTTCGTGGCCGGCGTGGTGATCTCCGAATCCGAGTACAGCTATCAGGCCATCGCCGAGGTGCTGCCCCTTCGCGATAGCTTGAGCGCGTTTTTCTTTATTTCCATCGGCATGCTCCTAGACCCCCAGACCGTGTGGCTGTTTCCGGCCCAGGTCTTGGGGTTGAGCGTCGGGATCGTCGCGCTCAAGACCCTGATGGTGACGCTGGCGGCTCGTCTTATGGGGTACACCTGGCGCGTGGGCGCACTGGCCGGCGTGAGCCTGGCCCAGATCGGGGAGTTCTCCTTCGTGATCGCGGCCGTAGGCAGAGATTTTGGGCTGATCGAGCCCGCCTCAGAGCAGCGCTTCCTGGCCGCTGCGGTCTTAAGCCTGCTGGCTACGCCCGCGCTGGTGCTTTACGGGCCCCGCTGGATGTGGACCGGCATGCGGCGCGCCTCGGATGCCGCGCAGCGCCAACCGGAGGCTCCGGCCTTCGCCGAGCTACAGGGACATGTGATCGTGGCCGGATTCGGGGCAAGCGGGCAGATGCTGGGGCGCGTCTTCCAGGAGGCTCAAGTACCCTTTTGCGTGATCGATTTTACGCGCCCGGCCGAACGCGAGGCGGAGCTTGCGGGGATCCCGTTTCTATTCGGCGACGCCACGCGCCCGGAAGTGCTGGAGGCGGCCGGCTTGGCTCGGGCCCGACTCCTTATCCTGACCATCGGGGATCCCATAGCTACGCGCGTAGCGGTGCGCCTGGCGCGCACGTTGCGGCCGGATGTGGCGATTCTTGTGCGCACGCGCTTTGTGTCCGAAATCGAAGAGCTCTACCGCCTCGGGGCCACGCAGGTCGTGGCCGAGGAGCTAGAGGCCACGCTCACGCTCTTTACGCGCGCCCTAGAGTACTACCACATCCCACGCCATCTTATCGCCGCACAGGCGGCCGTAGCGCGCAGCTCAGGCTATGAACTCCTGCGCCTAGGCAGGCTGAGCGCCCGCACGCTTATGCGGCTTCCCGAGCTGCTGGCGGCTGGCACCGTGGAGACGGTCCGCTTGCCCCCGAACAGCCCCGCCGTGGGCCGCTCCTTGCGACAACTGGAGCTGCGGCAAAAGACGGGGGCGAGCATCATCGGCGTGGTGCGGGGCCACATGCCCTACCCCAATCCAGATCCCGAATTCGTCCTGCACGCTGACGATCTCTTGATCGTCTTCGGCAACCATCGGGAGGTGGATCAGGCCCTGGCTTGGCTCGTGCCGTCGAGGGAGGAGCCGATCCCGGAGGCCAACCCAGGGCCCGTCAGCCCGTCGGGGCAACGCCTTCGTTGA
- a CDS encoding peroxiredoxin: MAVQVGQPAPDFTLYNTERQPVTLSQLRGKPVVLLFFPGAWTSVCTQEMCMVRDSWHEYEALAAHVLGISVDSPFALARFKADHNLPFELLSDFNKEVSRLYGTYREDFILGMKGVSNRAAFVVDPNGIVRYAEVLDNPGNLPDFASLKQAVSTAAG; encoded by the coding sequence ATGGCGGTGCAAGTCGGACAACCGGCGCCGGACTTTACGCTCTACAACACAGAGCGTCAGCCGGTAACGCTGAGTCAGCTTCGGGGCAAACCCGTGGTGCTGCTTTTCTTTCCGGGAGCCTGGACCAGCGTCTGTACTCAGGAGATGTGCATGGTACGGGACTCCTGGCACGAATACGAGGCGCTCGCCGCTCATGTGCTGGGCATCAGCGTCGATAGCCCCTTCGCCCTGGCCCGCTTTAAGGCCGACCACAACCTGCCGTTTGAGCTCTTAAGCGACTTCAACAAAGAGGTAAGCCGCCTGTACGGCACATATCGGGAGGACTTTATCCTCGGCATGAAGGGCGTCTCCAACCGGGCCGCCTTCGTGGTGGACCCCAACGGCATCGTGCGCTACGCGGAGGTGCTGGATAACCCCGGGAACCTGCCCGATTTCGCCTCCCTCAAGCAAGCCGTAAGCACTGCAGCGGGCTAA
- a CDS encoding AAA family ATPase — MALQEELGRIVVGQRTLLERLLVALLADGHVLLEGVPGLAKTLIVNALAQAIQARFQRVQFTPDLLPADLVGTLIYDQRQGRFYVRKGPIFANLLLADEVNRAPAKVQSALLEAMQERQVTIGEETYPLPEPFWVLATQNPIEQEGTYPLPEAQLDRFMFKVHVDYPTAEEELEIMRRMARTGLKPQVRAVVRPEAILAARTLVNEVYLDERLERYIVDLVQATRRPERYGLKGLAPYIRYGASPRGTIYLSLAARARAFLHRRAYVMPDDVRTLALDVLRHRIVLSYEAEAEEITADHILREILERLPVP, encoded by the coding sequence ATGGCGCTGCAAGAGGAGCTGGGGCGCATCGTCGTGGGCCAGCGCACGCTTCTGGAGCGGCTTTTGGTGGCGCTGCTGGCCGACGGGCATGTGCTGCTGGAGGGCGTACCGGGTCTGGCCAAGACGCTCATCGTAAACGCCCTGGCTCAGGCCATACAGGCCCGTTTTCAGCGGGTTCAGTTTACGCCCGATCTGCTACCGGCTGACCTGGTGGGTACTTTGATCTACGATCAGCGGCAGGGCCGGTTCTACGTGCGCAAGGGGCCGATCTTCGCCAACCTCCTGTTGGCCGATGAGGTCAACCGGGCCCCCGCCAAGGTGCAGAGCGCGCTGCTGGAGGCCATGCAGGAGCGGCAGGTCACAATCGGAGAGGAAACCTATCCGCTGCCGGAGCCGTTCTGGGTGCTGGCCACGCAGAATCCGATCGAGCAAGAGGGCACATACCCCCTGCCCGAGGCGCAGCTGGATCGCTTCATGTTCAAGGTGCACGTCGACTACCCCACGGCGGAGGAGGAGCTGGAGATCATGCGTCGCATGGCCCGGACCGGACTTAAGCCGCAAGTCCGAGCCGTAGTGCGGCCGGAGGCCATTTTGGCGGCCCGCACTCTGGTAAACGAGGTCTACTTAGATGAGCGTTTGGAGCGCTACATCGTGGACCTGGTGCAGGCCACGCGCCGGCCGGAGCGCTACGGGTTGAAGGGCTTGGCTCCCTACATCCGCTACGGGGCCTCTCCGCGGGGCACGATCTATCTGAGCCTGGCCGCCCGAGCGCGAGCCTTTTTGCACCGACGCGCCTACGTGATGCCCGACGACGTGCGCACGCTCGCCTTGGACGTGCTGCGTCACCGCATCGTGCTCTCCTACGAGGCCGAGGCCGAGGAGATTACAGCGGACCATATCTTGCGAGAAATCCTAGAAAGGCTGCCGGTACCATGA